The sequence below is a genomic window from Paenibacillus sp. DCT19.
GACAGGATTTTCCTTTGCAATTCGAGCATTGGAACTGAGCTTCTGGCGAGAAGGAATTATGAATGATGACATCTTGAGAGATCCGGAGTTTCTGGAGATGAGTGAAGAGAATCAGGAGCTTGAGAAGAGGTATTTCCATTTTACGACTATCTCGATTGGAGCACCAGGGTATTTCGAGTTTTTAGATAACGATTAGTAGAAATGTGAGATTAGAGAGTGAACATCCAAAACTGAATTTACCTGATCATGATTAGAAAATGTAGACGTACAAAACAAGTGGTAAGGGCGTTCCAATATGGAACGCTCTTTTTGGTTAACTTGCAGAACATGTGTGATCTATTTATAAGTTATATACATGATTGAGTGAATGAAGTCCCTAAGACTCAGTCGATGATACGAAAATAGTCCTGCTATAGTATGTACCTTTTACGTAACAATGCTATCTATGCTCCATATATGACAATATAATCATGTTAAATACAAACTAAATAGGGAAAATACACCTATTAATAAGCTTCCTGTTAATCACGATATAATATTGGAGTTGCCAAACGGGATGAGGGAGGTATGGGAGTCACCCTTTTTATTGAACGTGGATAGGAAGGGCGAGAAGGCAACTCTAAATACATAATTAAATATTGTGAGGAGAAAATAGAGTGAAAAAAGGTATTCGTTTATTATTAATTAGTTGTATTTTTGCAGCGCTGTCTATGACTCTATCTGTTTATGCAGATGGAGGGTGAGTGCTTATTATGTCTCTCCTACGGGCAGTGATTCCAATCCGGGAACCAAACGTGAACCTTTTAAGAGTATTATGAGGGCACAATCTGCCGTCTCTTCTGGGGATACAGTGTACATCCGAGGTGGGGTATATGATGAGTTTGACATTGCGAGAACAGGGAACAATTATAATTACGTCCATGACATCTCGAAAAGCGGGATAACCTATGAGGCATACCCTGGGGAGAGACCTATATTTGATTTTAGACATGTACCCACGGATTTGCGCGTAGCAGCTTTTTATGTTGGTAATAGCACTACGGGCATCACATTCAAAGGCTTTGATGTTATCGGCGTCAAGGTCGGAGAACAAGCACAATCGGAAGCCTTCCAGATTAGAGGACAAGCTGATTTTATAAACATGGCTGCCCATGATAATGAAGCGATTGGCTTTTATTATACAGGGTATGGGACAGGTACGGTACTGAATTCAGACGCATATAACAACATCGGGCCAACTCCGCTATCGGCTGGAAACATAGATGGGTTTGGTGCTCACGGAGGAAATGTTTCTTTCATTAATTCCCGTGCTTGGAACAATAGTGATGATGGGTTTGACAGCATTAGTTCAAAAGGAAATGTTACCTATGATCACTGCTGGTCATTTGACCACCGGGGCAACCAGAACAAGATCGGAGACAAGAACGGTTTCAAAGTTGGTGGCTACGCTAGAAAAACCAGCGGTTTGCCAGATCCGTTGCCAGTTCATACTGTGAAATTTTCTCTCGCTGTTAATAATGGGGCAAATGGTTTTTACGCGAACCATCAGCCTGGTCAATCGGCTATTTGGACGAACAATACAGCATACAATAACAGTAGAGCCAATTTTGATATGTTGGAACGTGTTAGTTCGACAGATACAGCGGATATTCCGGGATATAGAGAGGTACTGCATCATAACATCGCGTTTATGGGGCAGGCGATTGTTAACGACAATCATGCCGCGGAGAATGTAACCCATAATTCTTGGTCGATTAACGGGGGGATTGAGCTCACGGCAGATGATTTTGTCAGTCTGGATACGTCTCAGCTATCTGCACCTAGGAAACCGGACGGTAGTTTACCAGATGTTACATTTATGAAGATTGCATCTTCTAGTCCGCTGTATGCTTATCAACTTGGGTATCTTGCTGATAAGTAAAATGAAACCTGTCAAAAAACCGTTGGTCTTATCTCAGGAGATCAACGGTTTTTCTTATTCTTTCTTATTAACACATTTATCCATGCGAAATGAGATAATCCCCGAGATCGGTACTTTATAAAAAGTATATTTATCCATATGAATTGTAATGAATATACTCTCTGTCTACATGTTGGCATGATCATATAACATCGGTGAAAATATATGAGCTTAATGGTAAATCATGATCCGAAAAGTTAGAATGGTGAGATAGTACGAATTCCGAAAAAGAGGTAATGAAGATGGATGCACTTACATGGATTCAAAAGTGGTACGCTCAACACTGCAACGGGGACTGGGAACACTCATATGGTGTGAAAATCGAAACAGTGGATAATCCGGGCTGGTCTGTTGAAATAGATTTAACGGATACTTATTTAGAAGATGTACCTTTTGATGAAATTGAAGAAGAGAGAAATGAAGAAGATTGGTTTTATTGTATTGTGAGAGATGGAATATTTCACGGTGCAGGAGGAGCAATGAATTTAAGAGAAATACTAGATGGTTTTAAGAATTGGGCAGCTCATGTGGATCAAGATTAACAAGGTTGCTAATGGGTGGAAACAAATTCAAATAAATGTCGGGAATATGTTAATCTGTATTAAGTAGACAACAAGTAGAGAGAGAGGAATGTTACTTGAAGAAAAGAAGCATATTATATATTGAAGATAATGAGAAAATAGGCAGTTGGGTAAAGGAAGAATTGGAACAGCGAGATTTTGCGGTTCAGTGGCTTCTTTCTGGTGAAGGAGCTGAAGAAGCAGTGAGTCAGCATGAAGTTGTTCTTTTAGATATCATGTTACCTGGTTTAGATGGATTTACTGTGGGAAAACGATTAAAAAAGGCAGCACCTACGGTTCCTATTATGCTATTATCCGCTCGAACATCGATCGATGATAAGGTAGATGGTTTGCAATTTGCGGATGACTATTTGACTAAGCCATTCCATACGGATGAATTAGTTGCAAGATTAGAAGTGTTAATCCGTCGAGGCGGGAGAACGCATTCCGAACGAATTCAATTAGGTCATCATATTGAAGTCGATTCAGCAGGCCAAATGGTATTTAACAAAGACACGGGGGAAGAAATTATACTGACAGGAAGGCAACATCAAATTTTAATGTATTTCTTACGCCATCCCAATCAGGTGTTACCAAAAGAACAAATCTATGAAGCAGTATGGCAAGAAGCATACATAACAGGTGATAAAACACTAATGGTACATATCCGTCGACTACGTCAAAAGTTGGAACGTAATCCAGATTCCCCAGAGATTATTGAAACGCTGAAGGGGATAGGCTACCGGGTGAAACAATGAAACAGAATAGATCATTATTTCGCCATTACCTAAGAGGACATTTTCTCTTTATTTTTTTGCCTCCCATGCTGCTTTTATTCTTCTCTATGTTCTTTAACTTATCTATCGATGGTGAGGAGTTTAATACTCTAAATCCAATGTTCGCAATGCTCTTTATTTTTGGTTTCATTATTGTCGCATTTGTTGCCATTTCGTGGCTGTTCTTCTTGCGACTTCGCAAACGTCTCACCCGCTTACAGGAACTTATGTCATATGCAGCGAATCATAATTCATTCCCTAAACCGATATCTGTTCAACTAGATCGTATGGATGAAATAGACCAGCTAGGAAGTTCTTTTAATTGGATGATTGAGCAGCTTGAAGAAAGTCGTAAGCGAGAATATGAAGAGCAGTTATTACGTCAAAGACTCATTGCCAATTTATCTCACGATTTACGTACACCCCTGACGATTTTGAGAGGACATGTCACTAGATTAAATAAAGAATCCATAACTAAAGAAGGGCAACAGTCGTTAACAGAGATGAATCAGACGATTACAAGAGTTGGCGTACTTATGGATGATTTGCTTTCCTACACGTTGCTAACTTCAGAGAAATATCCTTTTGAGCCCGCTTCAACAGATATTGTACGTTTAGTTAGAGCGTCTGTTGCTGCGTGGTATCCTGCATTTGAAGAAAATGAGATTCAGCTTAATGTTGATTTACCGACGGAGCAAACTTTTTATTGGGATGCAGATCCGAAGTGGATGTCACGGGTTCTGGATAATTTGTTTCAGAATATTCTTCGCCATGCTGCAGAGGGAAAATATGCGCACATTGTGGTTAATGTAGATCAAGAACAAATCATTGTAGCTGACAGAGGTCCAGGTATGGCTAACTCTTCATATGAGGGGGGAGCGGGTATTGGTGTATCCACTGCAAATTATATGTTGAACAAAATGAATCTAAAAGCGGAATTTGTATCTAATGAGGGTTATGGCACAAGAGTCATCATTGGTAGAACTAAGCAATAAGGCGAACTATTTGCGTATGGAACATAAAAGAAGAGGCCCCTGTGATCATTCAAGGAGCCTCTTCTTTGCATGGTATTTTATTAAAGTGAGATTTCCACAAGAAAAAAATAAATTGAACGTAAAAAAACGCTGTGATATAATCAAGAGCGCGTTTTATAAATTTATAAAAATATTATTATGTATTATCTCTAATCTTAGTATACCTCTGGCATTTGGATTTGTCAATGCTCTTTTTTGGACTAAAAAATGGGAAAAGGGTGGTTAAGGAATGATGGAAACGAATAATAATTGGCAACAAGAACAGGAACGACTGGTGTTAGTCAGAAACAAATTGCAGGATAGGCTCTCTGAGTTGGAGCCGGAAGTTGCCGGATTACATGATCAGGCGACGGATATCCGCAAGCGGTTCTGGGAAGAAGTTACGATGAACACAGGTACCAATGAAGATTTTGAAGAGTCATTCTACACCATTAACCAACAGTCCGCAGTATTGGCTGAACGAGAGCGTGGCCATCAGCGATTGAAGCAGCAGTGGAAAAATTTAAAGCGTCTGCTCCCATCTCCGTATTTTGGACGAATCGACTTTCGGGAGAAGGGACTGAGCTTCAGCGAGAGAATCTACATCGGTGTATCTTCCTTCGTCGATCAGGACGGCTTGAGCTTTCTGATCTATGACTGGCGTACGCCGATAGCTAGCCTCTATTATGACGCTTCTCCTGGAGTTGCTTCATATGTTACTCCATCTGGAACCATCGATGGTACGATGGAGCTTAAAAGGCAATTTCAGATTCAAAACGGAAAAATAAACAATATGTTTGATGCCAATGAAACCATTGGAGACGACTTGCTACAGCATGTGCTTGGCTCTGGTGCAGACTCGCAAATGAAGAGTATTGTAGCAACGATTCAGAAAGAACAAAACGCAATTATTCGTAATGATACAAGTCGAATGTTAATTGTACAGGGGGCTGCCGGCAGTGGTAAAACTTCAGCAGCTTTGCAGCGGGTAGCATACTTACTCTATAAGCACCGTCAGACTATTAAGGCTGATCAGATCGTTCTTTTTTCACCGAATCCGATGTTTGCCAGCTATATTTCCACCGTTCTTCCTGAGCTTGGTGAAGAGAATATGCAGCAGACAACATTTCAAGAATATCTCGACTATTGGTTAGATTCCACACTACGATCGGAGGATGTGTTTGATCAGATTGAATATGTGCTGACAGAGCATAGAACGCCAGGCTACGAGGCTCGTCTTAAAGGAATTGAATACAAAACTTCCGAATCTTTCTTACAAGCTCTACAGAACTATGGATTATGGCTGGGAAGTGAAGGCATGCAATTCCATGGGATTCGGATACAGGAACGTGATCTGATTACGGCAGAACAGATGAAGGAGCAATTTTACGGATATGATCGGAAATTGCCTCTGATAAATCGGGTTGCTCTCTTGCAAGAATGGCTACTGAAAGAACTGGCTTCGCTGGAACGCGCGGAACGGGAAGCTTCTTGGGTGCAGGAAGAATTAAATTATCTGGATACGGAGCAATACGTTGAAGCATTCGGGATGCTGCATAAGGAAAAAGAGATATTCGACGTTGCAGAGCGTTATCCAGCCATTCTTAGAGACGGCAAGAGCAAGCGACGTGGGGATGAAGGAGACTTTGATTTCACGCAGCGAGAGGAAGAACTGCTCCGTCAGAAGATTGTCAAAGCATACTTTAAACCGCTGAGGAAAAGTGTGAAAAACTTCTCTTTTGTCAATCTCCAAGCGATATACGGTCAACTGTTTGTCGACGAAACAGCATACAAAGATAGAACGAATGGAGCCCCTGTTCCTACATTATGGTCAGATATCTGTACGGGAACGAAGGAAATGTTGGATCAAAGCAAGTTGTTTTATGAGGATGTAACACCGTATTTATATGTCAAAGAGTTGATTGAAGGTGTTCGGACGAACACGGAAATTCGATATGTTTTTGTCGATGAGGGTCAGGATTATTCTGCGTTTCAATATGAATATTTGAAAAAACTGTTTCCTCGTGCCCGCATGACGGTGCTCGGTGATTTTGGGCAAGCCATCTTCATACAATCTACGAGTCTGGTTGGGGATCATTCGCCGCTGGTTCGCCTTTTTGGAGAAACGGACACAAGTCTATTCTGCCTTTTGCGTAGCTATCGCTCAACTAGAGAAATTGTTGAATTCACCAAAGCGATGCTACCAGGTGGTGAGGAGATTATACCATTTGACCGCAAAGGATCGAAACCTCGTTTGACCAGGTTAGTTAGTAGAGAGGAACGTGACACTAAGATGCTGGCAGACATTGCTACACTTCGAGATCAAGGATATGAATCTATCGCGATCATCACCAAAACGGCAGCCGAGAGCCGTGAAGTCTATGCCCGGTTACATTCTCAAGGAAACGAAACGATGCAGCTTATCACAAAAGAGACCAACCATTTTGAAAAAGGATTGATGGTGATTCCCGTTTATCTTGCCAAAGGAGTCGAATTTGACGCTGTTCTAATCTATGATGCTTCATCAAAAACGTATGGTGAGGAAAATGAACGCAAGTTACTCTACACCGCTTGTACACGTGCAATGCACGAACTTCATCTGTATACGTTTGAGGATTGGTCACCTTTTGTTCAGGCGCTACCTACAGATTTATATGAGAAATCATCCTTTATAGCTCAATG
It includes:
- a CDS encoding DUF1565 domain-containing protein, with translation MSAYYVSPTGSDSNPGTKREPFKSIMRAQSAVSSGDTVYIRGGVYDEFDIARTGNNYNYVHDISKSGITYEAYPGERPIFDFRHVPTDLRVAAFYVGNSTTGITFKGFDVIGVKVGEQAQSEAFQIRGQADFINMAAHDNEAIGFYYTGYGTGTVLNSDAYNNIGPTPLSAGNIDGFGAHGGNVSFINSRAWNNSDDGFDSISSKGNVTYDHCWSFDHRGNQNKIGDKNGFKVGGYARKTSGLPDPLPVHTVKFSLAVNNGANGFYANHQPGQSAIWTNNTAYNNSRANFDMLERVSSTDTADIPGYREVLHHNIAFMGQAIVNDNHAAENVTHNSWSINGGIELTADDFVSLDTSQLSAPRKPDGSLPDVTFMKIASSSPLYAYQLGYLADK
- a CDS encoding immunity 53 family protein; the protein is MDALTWIQKWYAQHCNGDWEHSYGVKIETVDNPGWSVEIDLTDTYLEDVPFDEIEEERNEEDWFYCIVRDGIFHGAGGAMNLREILDGFKNWAAHVDQD
- a CDS encoding response regulator transcription factor, whose amino-acid sequence is MKKRSILYIEDNEKIGSWVKEELEQRDFAVQWLLSGEGAEEAVSQHEVVLLDIMLPGLDGFTVGKRLKKAAPTVPIMLLSARTSIDDKVDGLQFADDYLTKPFHTDELVARLEVLIRRGGRTHSERIQLGHHIEVDSAGQMVFNKDTGEEIILTGRQHQILMYFLRHPNQVLPKEQIYEAVWQEAYITGDKTLMVHIRRLRQKLERNPDSPEIIETLKGIGYRVKQ
- a CDS encoding sensor histidine kinase KdpD; amino-acid sequence: MKQNRSLFRHYLRGHFLFIFLPPMLLLFFSMFFNLSIDGEEFNTLNPMFAMLFIFGFIIVAFVAISWLFFLRLRKRLTRLQELMSYAANHNSFPKPISVQLDRMDEIDQLGSSFNWMIEQLEESRKREYEEQLLRQRLIANLSHDLRTPLTILRGHVTRLNKESITKEGQQSLTEMNQTITRVGVLMDDLLSYTLLTSEKYPFEPASTDIVRLVRASVAAWYPAFEENEIQLNVDLPTEQTFYWDADPKWMSRVLDNLFQNILRHAAEGKYAHIVVNVDQEQIIVADRGPGMANSSYEGGAGIGVSTANYMLNKMNLKAEFVSNEGYGTRVIIGRTKQ
- the helD gene encoding RNA polymerase recycling motor HelD, encoding METNNNWQQEQERLVLVRNKLQDRLSELEPEVAGLHDQATDIRKRFWEEVTMNTGTNEDFEESFYTINQQSAVLAERERGHQRLKQQWKNLKRLLPSPYFGRIDFREKGLSFSERIYIGVSSFVDQDGLSFLIYDWRTPIASLYYDASPGVASYVTPSGTIDGTMELKRQFQIQNGKINNMFDANETIGDDLLQHVLGSGADSQMKSIVATIQKEQNAIIRNDTSRMLIVQGAAGSGKTSAALQRVAYLLYKHRQTIKADQIVLFSPNPMFASYISTVLPELGEENMQQTTFQEYLDYWLDSTLRSEDVFDQIEYVLTEHRTPGYEARLKGIEYKTSESFLQALQNYGLWLGSEGMQFHGIRIQERDLITAEQMKEQFYGYDRKLPLINRVALLQEWLLKELASLERAEREASWVQEELNYLDTEQYVEAFGMLHKEKEIFDVAERYPAILRDGKSKRRGDEGDFDFTQREEELLRQKIVKAYFKPLRKSVKNFSFVNLQAIYGQLFVDETAYKDRTNGAPVPTLWSDICTGTKEMLDQSKLFYEDVTPYLYVKELIEGVRTNTEIRYVFVDEGQDYSAFQYEYLKKLFPRARMTVLGDFGQAIFIQSTSLVGDHSPLVRLFGETDTSLFCLLRSYRSTREIVEFTKAMLPGGEEIIPFDRKGSKPRLTRLVSREERDTKMLADIATLRDQGYESIAIITKTAAESREVYARLHSQGNETMQLITKETNHFEKGLMVIPVYLAKGVEFDAVLIYDASSKTYGEENERKLLYTACTRAMHELHLYTFEDWSPFVQALPTDLYEKSSFIAQ